One genomic region from Macellibacteroides fermentans encodes:
- a CDS encoding glucosidase family protein, whose translation MNTKVLNRLYFNSRSINLFLFLSIFCSLGLNASDKYNDKRVNNCRWNLNSEGGISWIVNKDKYPHTDHIEMSGKRVSVVLRYGVNQDQEFELNKSLIWPLLRTIPNNTHASLMRRFNWNPLNMVLVNGKSLDNEKVEQITLDGLLRVESFFTMGGKGNLKLIREYFPSVDKPALVELYRIINPEKSSVTVEIPSSLSVIETLRDEGVDGSYRLATAVNRNGSYHLAGGDTLLFTGYIAAYKMNDPIEKIDGEVEKQKRVELISFLKSNLVLETPNDTINRMFAFSKIRACESIFETKGGPLHGPGGESYYAAIWANDQAEYVNPYFPFVGYAYGNKSALNSFMHFSRFMNEEWKPIPSSIIAEGLDIWNGAGDRGDAAMIAYGASRYALASGKPDEADKLWPLIEWCLTYCNRNLNKEGVVLSDTDELENRFPSGDANLCTSSLYYDALLSAAYLCDNMGKPAVSKRYRKQAAILRESIEAYFGATVEGFDTYAYFKGNDVLRSWICIPLTVGINERADATIKALFSPRLWTENGLLTQAGSNTFWDRSTLYALRGVYTVGATKLATDYLNYYSKTRLLGEHVPYAIEAWPEGGQRHLSAESGLFGRVITEGLFGIRPTGFKSFIVTPRLPEEWDRMALRRVNAFDTSFDIEVKRLKNKWLEVTFIEGGKTRISKIKDGASLQCKF comes from the coding sequence ATGAACACAAAAGTTTTAAATAGGCTTTACTTTAATAGCAGATCTATTAATTTATTTTTATTTCTCAGCATTTTTTGTTCATTGGGGTTGAATGCTTCAGATAAGTATAATGATAAAAGGGTTAATAATTGTCGTTGGAACTTAAACTCCGAAGGTGGAATTTCATGGATTGTAAACAAGGATAAGTACCCTCATACCGATCATATTGAAATGAGTGGGAAACGGGTGTCGGTTGTATTGCGCTATGGAGTGAATCAAGATCAGGAGTTTGAACTTAATAAGAGCTTGATATGGCCTCTACTTAGAACAATTCCTAATAATACGCATGCAAGTCTGATGCGAAGATTTAATTGGAATCCATTGAATATGGTTCTGGTGAATGGCAAGTCTCTGGATAATGAAAAGGTGGAACAGATTACTTTGGATGGCCTTTTGAGGGTAGAAAGTTTTTTTACTATGGGAGGAAAAGGAAACCTAAAATTAATCAGAGAATATTTTCCATCTGTAGATAAACCTGCTTTAGTTGAACTCTATCGTATCATTAATCCGGAAAAAAGCAGTGTGACTGTAGAAATTCCATCCAGTTTGTCGGTTATAGAAACACTTCGAGATGAAGGTGTAGATGGAAGTTACCGGTTGGCAACAGCAGTTAACCGAAACGGGAGCTATCATTTAGCCGGTGGAGATACATTACTTTTTACAGGATATATCGCTGCGTACAAAATGAATGATCCTATTGAAAAGATTGATGGAGAGGTGGAAAAACAAAAGAGAGTGGAATTAATTAGTTTTTTGAAGAGTAATTTAGTGTTGGAAACCCCAAATGACACCATTAACCGCATGTTTGCTTTTTCGAAAATAAGAGCTTGTGAGAGTATTTTTGAAACAAAAGGAGGACCGCTTCACGGTCCGGGTGGCGAATCATATTATGCTGCTATCTGGGCAAACGACCAGGCCGAATACGTAAATCCTTATTTCCCTTTTGTCGGTTATGCCTACGGAAACAAATCTGCACTGAATTCGTTCATGCATTTTTCCCGTTTTATGAATGAAGAATGGAAACCAATACCAAGTTCCATTATTGCAGAAGGTCTGGATATTTGGAATGGCGCCGGCGATAGGGGAGATGCTGCTATGATTGCATACGGTGCATCCCGCTATGCATTGGCAAGCGGTAAACCGGATGAAGCTGATAAACTTTGGCCATTGATTGAGTGGTGTCTTACCTATTGCAACAGGAACCTTAATAAAGAGGGGGTGGTTCTTTCTGATACGGATGAGCTGGAGAATCGTTTTCCAAGTGGTGATGCAAATTTGTGCACCTCTTCTTTATACTATGATGCTTTACTTTCGGCGGCCTATCTTTGTGATAATATGGGAAAGCCAGCGGTGAGTAAGCGTTACAGGAAACAGGCTGCAATTTTAAGGGAGTCAATTGAAGCTTATTTTGGAGCAACAGTGGAAGGCTTTGATACCTATGCATATTTTAAAGGAAACGATGTGCTCCGCTCGTGGATTTGTATCCCATTAACGGTAGGTATCAATGAACGTGCTGATGCTACGATTAAGGCCCTGTTTTCGCCGCGTTTGTGGACAGAGAATGGATTGCTTACACAAGCCGGAAGCAATACTTTTTGGGATAGGTCCACGCTTTATGCATTGAGAGGTGTTTATACGGTAGGGGCTACTAAACTGGCAACAGATTATTTAAATTATTACTCGAAAACCAGGTTGCTGGGAGAGCATGTCCCTTACGCTATTGAAGCGTGGCCCGAAGGAGGGCAGAGACACTTATCTGCAGAAAGTGGCTTGTTTGGAAGAGTTATAACCGAAGGATTGTTTGGAATCCGTCCCACAGGTTTTAAATCGTTTATAGTTACACCAAGACTGCCGGAAGAATGGGATAGAATGGCTTTAAGGCGGGTAAATGCCTTTGATACAAGCTTTGATATAGAAGTAAAACGTTTGAAAAATAAATGGTTGGAAGTTACATTTATTGAAGGAGGGAAAACCCGGATAAGCAAAATTAAGGATGGTGCATCCTTACAGTGTAAGTTTTAA
- a CDS encoding VOC family protein yields the protein MKIDHIGIWVEDIDKMRQFYLTYFNTTSGEKYFNPQKKFTSYFITFNESGCRIELMHRPEIADNLSKRGFKMGIAHLTISVGSKETVNTLTERFRKDGYVIEGEPRTSGDGYYESVVLDPEGNYIEILA from the coding sequence ATGAAAATAGATCATATTGGAATATGGGTAGAAGATATAGATAAAATGAGACAGTTTTATCTTACCTACTTTAATACTACTTCAGGAGAGAAATACTTCAATCCGCAAAAGAAGTTTACCTCTTATTTTATTACATTCAACGAAAGTGGATGTCGCATCGAGCTAATGCATCGGCCGGAAATAGCAGATAATCTTTCAAAAAGAGGATTTAAAATGGGTATTGCCCACCTTACCATCAGCGTAGGTAGCAAAGAGACTGTAAACACCCTTACCGAGCGTTTCCGTAAGGATGGCTACGTTATTGAAGGAGAACCCAGAACATCAGGTGATGGATACTACGAAAGTGTTGTGCTTGACCCGGAAGGCAACTACATTGAAATCCTGGCTTAA
- a CDS encoding alpha-L-fucosidase encodes MQMKFISRKHVTLLVMSLLLVSSSYQAKAQQGFVHESSTEYQWPEEKGVLKKLDAWQDQKFGVLFHWGLYSIPGIVESWSICSEDVDWIPRDSTIAYEDYKRDYYNLIHKFNPTEFNPDQWAEIAKAAGMKYMIFTTKHHDGFNLFDTKQTDFSVMNSAFKDNARANVAKYVFDAFRKKDFMIGAYFSKPDWHSEYYWWPRYATPNRNVNYKIERHPERWESFQKFTYNQIEELMSGYGSFDILWLDGGWVAAPRQDIKMDSIAKMARSHQPDLLIVDRTIHGKYENYLTPERAIPDKQLPFPWESCITLSSDWGWVPNAKFKSANDVIALLVEVTAKGGSLLLGVGPTPTGIIEPEVERILREIGGWLKVNGEGIYNTRITPVYHASNVWFSASKDGSKLYAHYIPSKDTDMPDTIEWENNIPAKNSSVLLLKTGEKLKWSRNGNKIKVNLSRKAKQLNEPLVFVFNIEKK; translated from the coding sequence ATGCAAATGAAATTTATATCACGAAAGCATGTAACCCTGCTTGTTATGAGCTTGTTACTTGTCTCGTCTTCGTATCAGGCAAAAGCACAACAAGGCTTTGTGCATGAAAGCTCTACCGAATATCAATGGCCCGAAGAAAAAGGTGTTTTAAAGAAATTGGATGCCTGGCAAGATCAGAAATTTGGTGTACTGTTTCATTGGGGGTTGTATTCCATTCCGGGTATTGTTGAATCATGGTCTATCTGTTCTGAAGATGTTGACTGGATTCCAAGAGATAGTACAATTGCATATGAAGATTACAAAAGAGATTATTATAATCTGATTCATAAATTCAACCCAACAGAGTTTAATCCGGATCAATGGGCCGAAATTGCTAAAGCGGCAGGAATGAAATATATGATTTTTACGACTAAACATCATGATGGATTTAATCTGTTTGATACAAAGCAGACAGATTTCTCTGTTATGAACAGTGCATTTAAGGATAATGCCAGAGCCAATGTTGCCAAGTATGTGTTTGATGCATTCCGAAAAAAGGATTTTATGATTGGTGCCTATTTTTCGAAACCCGACTGGCACAGTGAATATTATTGGTGGCCCAGATATGCTACTCCCAACAGAAATGTAAATTACAAAATAGAAAGACATCCTGAGCGTTGGGAGTCATTTCAGAAATTTACCTATAATCAGATTGAAGAGTTGATGAGTGGGTATGGATCTTTCGATATCCTTTGGCTAGATGGAGGTTGGGTTGCTGCTCCAAGACAGGATATTAAAATGGACTCAATTGCAAAAATGGCACGTTCGCATCAGCCGGATCTGCTCATTGTTGATCGTACCATACATGGAAAATATGAGAACTATCTTACCCCGGAGCGGGCTATTCCCGATAAACAATTACCATTTCCATGGGAAAGCTGTATTACATTAAGTTCTGATTGGGGATGGGTGCCGAATGCTAAGTTTAAATCGGCCAACGATGTAATAGCTCTTTTAGTTGAAGTAACAGCAAAAGGAGGAAGTCTATTGTTGGGCGTGGGCCCAACACCAACTGGTATTATTGAGCCAGAAGTAGAAAGAATTTTACGTGAAATCGGAGGGTGGTTAAAAGTTAATGGTGAGGGAATTTATAACACCCGTATTACCCCTGTTTACCACGCAAGTAATGTTTGGTTTAGCGCCAGTAAGGATGGATCCAAACTTTATGCACACTACATCCCATCCAAAGATACGGATATGCCGGATACAATTGAGTGGGAAAATAATATTCCTGCAAAGAATAGTTCAGTCTTATTACTTAAGACCGGCGAAAAGTTGAAATGGAGCCGTAACGGAAATAAAATAAAGGTAAATTTGTCTCGTAAAGCCAAACAACTTAATGAACCTCTGGTCTTTGTCTTTAATATAGAGAAAAAATAA
- a CDS encoding ATP-binding cassette domain-containing protein, with product MEQTLIEIKGAVPRIEYLRYTEPVSWQINEGHHWAIVGPNGSGKTVLTDMLIGKYALKLGEVSCIDRNGANLAVSAVVKSVAFRDIYSLIDADTSFYQQRWNKGIEQDVPIVKELVGKADQKWLDELVDWFGIEDLLEKEVNLLSSGELRKFLIVKSLLTNPRVLILDNPFIGLDVSSRSVLNKLLIRLSELDNLQIVLVLSDPADIPDFITDVLPVKDKKLYPALSATEFISSIDLQDHLFPPRHSALSHIPGLGLREQDLSYENVAVLNNINIKYGSRSILKDLNWTVKKGDKWALLGPNGSGKSTLLSLICGDNPQAYANDITLFDRKRGSGESIWDIKKRIGYVSPEMHIYYQQNTKCVDVVGSGFFDTIGLYRKCSSQQEDMAMEWMKLLDVSHLRDIAFQHVSSGEQRLLLFARAMVKRPELLILDEPMHGLDIVNKRRIKRFIESYCSEHITLIYVTHYQDELPDIIDKQLVLKKQQ from the coding sequence ATGGAGCAGACATTGATTGAGATTAAGGGAGCTGTTCCCCGAATCGAATACCTCAGGTATACAGAACCGGTTTCCTGGCAGATAAATGAAGGTCATCATTGGGCTATTGTCGGGCCAAATGGAAGCGGAAAGACAGTTCTGACAGATATGCTTATCGGAAAATATGCTTTGAAGTTGGGTGAGGTGAGCTGTATTGACAGAAATGGAGCTAATTTAGCTGTCTCCGCTGTTGTTAAAAGTGTTGCCTTTAGAGATATCTATAGCTTAATTGATGCCGATACCAGTTTTTATCAGCAGCGATGGAACAAAGGGATTGAACAGGATGTGCCGATAGTGAAAGAGCTTGTTGGCAAGGCAGATCAGAAGTGGCTTGACGAATTGGTGGACTGGTTCGGGATAGAAGATCTATTGGAAAAAGAAGTAAATCTTCTTTCCAGTGGAGAGTTGAGGAAGTTTTTGATTGTTAAATCTCTGCTTACTAATCCTAGGGTGTTGATTCTTGATAATCCATTCATCGGATTAGATGTATCATCACGCAGTGTCTTAAACAAATTGTTGATTCGTTTGTCGGAATTAGACAATTTGCAAATCGTATTGGTTTTGTCTGATCCGGCCGATATCCCTGATTTCATTACGGATGTACTGCCAGTTAAAGATAAAAAGCTTTATCCCGCTTTATCGGCAACCGAATTTATTAGCTCTATTGATTTGCAAGATCATCTGTTTCCACCCCGGCACTCTGCATTGTCTCATATTCCCGGGTTAGGTTTGCGGGAGCAGGACCTTAGTTACGAAAATGTGGCGGTTTTAAATAATATAAATATTAAATATGGATCACGTTCAATCTTAAAAGATTTGAACTGGACAGTAAAAAAAGGAGATAAGTGGGCCTTATTAGGACCGAATGGTTCCGGTAAATCAACCCTGCTCAGTTTGATATGCGGCGATAATCCGCAGGCTTATGCTAATGATATAACATTGTTCGACAGGAAAAGAGGATCCGGAGAAAGCATTTGGGATATTAAAAAACGGATTGGATATGTATCGCCTGAAATGCATATTTATTATCAACAGAATACGAAATGTGTGGATGTGGTTGGTTCCGGTTTTTTTGATACAATCGGGCTATACAGAAAGTGTTCTTCTCAACAGGAAGATATGGCAATGGAGTGGATGAAGCTTCTGGATGTATCTCATCTTAGAGATATAGCCTTTCAGCATGTGTCTTCAGGAGAACAACGTTTGCTTTTATTTGCCAGAGCGATGGTTAAAAGACCTGAGTTGCTTATTCTTGACGAACCCATGCATGGACTGGATATTGTAAACAAAAGAAGGATTAAGAGATTCATCGAATCGTATTGCAGTGAGCATATTACACTCATTTATGTAACGCACTATCAGGATGAACTTCCGGATATAATTGACAAGCAGCTCGTCTTAAAAAAGCAACAGTGA
- a CDS encoding DUF418 domain-containing protein has product MLINQNSSRLYVVDALRGFAIISIMLIHNLEHFDYYFLPENLSPWMKALDKQVWDVLFFLFAGKSYAIFALLFGLTFFIQSDNQAKKGKDFRGRFAWRLILLLGFGIINSAFYQGDILTIYAIIGFGLIPVAKLKDSWVLIIATLLMLQPYEWINFACALQHPEVTPANPASWAYFGKMGEYIPKDSFIDTVVGNLTNGRPAVFNWSWENGRVFQTLSLFMLGMLAGRKGLFKESDSNIRFWKKALVISLVAFIPLYQAKTNVGTWYTSEALIRPLSVILSSWANLAFMIFLVSSFVLLYRTSLFNKALNLLAPIGRMSLSNYIIQSILGSFIYYGFGLGMYQFTGATHCLIIGICLAILQGIFSTWWLHVHKQGPLESLWHKATWIG; this is encoded by the coding sequence ATGTTGATAAATCAGAATTCGTCCAGACTGTATGTGGTTGATGCCTTACGCGGTTTTGCTATTATTTCTATAATGCTTATTCACAACCTGGAGCATTTCGATTATTATTTCCTTCCTGAAAATCTTTCGCCGTGGATGAAAGCACTTGATAAACAGGTATGGGATGTACTTTTTTTCTTATTTGCCGGTAAATCCTATGCTATATTTGCATTACTGTTTGGATTAACATTCTTTATTCAGTCTGATAACCAAGCAAAAAAAGGAAAGGATTTCAGAGGTAGATTTGCCTGGCGATTGATACTCCTGCTGGGTTTTGGAATTATCAACTCCGCTTTTTATCAGGGAGATATACTTACCATATATGCAATAATCGGTTTCGGACTGATACCGGTTGCAAAATTAAAAGACTCTTGGGTGCTTATTATTGCCACTTTACTTATGCTTCAGCCCTATGAATGGATAAACTTCGCATGTGCCCTACAGCATCCGGAAGTTACTCCGGCTAATCCGGCATCATGGGCTTATTTCGGCAAAATGGGTGAATATATTCCAAAAGACTCTTTTATAGATACTGTTGTTGGCAATCTAACCAACGGGCGACCGGCAGTATTCAACTGGTCGTGGGAAAACGGAAGGGTATTTCAGACACTTTCACTGTTTATGCTAGGAATGCTGGCCGGGCGCAAAGGTTTATTTAAAGAATCGGACAGCAACATCCGTTTTTGGAAAAAAGCTCTTGTTATCTCCCTTGTTGCTTTCATCCCTCTTTATCAAGCTAAAACCAATGTTGGCACCTGGTATACCAGCGAAGCGCTTATCAGGCCGCTTAGTGTGATACTATCTTCCTGGGCTAATCTGGCATTTATGATCTTTTTAGTGTCATCCTTTGTATTATTGTATCGGACCTCATTGTTTAATAAAGCCTTAAATCTTTTAGCCCCAATCGGCCGGATGAGTCTATCTAACTACATTATCCAATCCATACTTGGTTCATTTATCTACTATGGTTTCGGTTTAGGCATGTACCAATTTACCGGTGCAACACACTGTTTAATTATCGGAATATGCCTGGCAATCTTACAAGGCATCTTCAGCACCTGGTGGCTACATGTACATAAACAAGGCCCCCTGGAATCGCTATGGCACAAGGCTACATGGATTGGATAA
- a CDS encoding Gfo/Idh/MocA family protein: protein MKNKTNRRDFLKKSTLAAAGILGVGFPTIDVKGNIMGANDRVRMGFIGIGNRGTQLLHSFMKNPDVKVTALCDIYKPYLSRNRSLVDPRFFLPKGRPVPVMGENFGKEIALYEDYRKLLDDKNVDAVCIATPDHWHALQAIDSVNAGKDVYLEKPVSMTIYEGRKIVDAVNRTKKVVSVGYMRRCAALYNKIPALIQSGKLGEISVINSHYYSNMTPNGIGNMKPEMPPKDFDWNAWLGPRAYRDFQYNIAPYMFRWWKDYSSQIANNGSHYIDIVQWLIGEQAPVAVTAVGTNHIIRDDRTIPENMDITYEFASGKLFNFRVCETTSVPGLKYGNIEIIGTKGSLYISDNGYRYYPATPGQFADWKQTFEKEEFNMPKEDWTYNHITDFINCVKTRNTPVSSIEQSYRSSSFALLANIALEVKERIIWDPVNERITNCEAANKLLHYEYRKPWKLE, encoded by the coding sequence ATGAAAAATAAAACAAACAGACGCGATTTTCTAAAAAAATCAACACTTGCGGCAGCAGGCATTCTGGGAGTAGGTTTTCCTACCATCGACGTAAAGGGAAACATTATGGGAGCGAACGACAGAGTCCGGATGGGTTTTATCGGCATCGGCAACAGAGGAACCCAGCTGCTACATTCGTTTATGAAAAACCCGGATGTAAAGGTTACTGCTCTGTGTGATATTTATAAGCCTTATCTTTCCAGAAACCGCAGCCTGGTTGATCCTCGATTTTTTCTTCCTAAGGGAAGGCCGGTTCCTGTAATGGGTGAGAATTTTGGCAAAGAGATAGCTTTATACGAAGATTATCGCAAACTGCTGGACGATAAAAACGTGGACGCGGTATGTATCGCCACCCCTGATCATTGGCACGCTTTGCAGGCAATAGACTCGGTAAATGCGGGTAAAGATGTTTATCTTGAAAAGCCTGTGTCCATGACTATATACGAGGGCAGAAAGATTGTTGATGCGGTAAACCGTACTAAGAAAGTAGTAAGCGTTGGTTACATGCGTCGCTGCGCAGCTCTTTATAATAAAATACCGGCATTGATCCAGAGCGGAAAGCTGGGCGAGATTTCGGTCATCAATTCGCACTATTACAGCAATATGACACCCAACGGTATAGGCAATATGAAACCAGAAATGCCACCGAAGGATTTCGATTGGAATGCATGGTTAGGTCCGAGGGCATACCGCGACTTCCAATACAATATTGCGCCCTATATGTTCCGTTGGTGGAAAGACTATTCTTCACAGATAGCCAATAACGGATCGCATTACATCGACATCGTTCAATGGCTGATCGGGGAGCAAGCTCCGGTAGCAGTAACTGCCGTAGGTACGAATCATATCATCAGAGACGACCGTACCATACCCGAAAACATGGATATTACGTACGAATTTGCCTCGGGTAAACTATTTAACTTCCGGGTTTGCGAAACAACCAGCGTACCTGGGTTGAAATATGGCAATATCGAGATTATCGGCACAAAGGGAAGTCTGTATATAAGCGACAACGGGTACAGATACTATCCGGCTACACCGGGACAGTTCGCCGACTGGAAACAAACATTCGAGAAAGAAGAATTCAATATGCCCAAAGAAGACTGGACATACAATCATATAACCGATTTCATCAACTGCGTAAAGACTAGAAATACACCTGTATCGTCTATCGAACAAAGTTATCGCTCGTCCTCATTTGCCCTGCTGGCAAATATCGCGCTGGAAGTAAAAGAGCGGATTATCTGGGATCCGGTAAACGAACGGATCACCAATTGCGAGGCAGCCAATAAATTGCTTCATTACGAATACAGGAAACCTTGGAAACTGGAATAG